One genomic window of Boudabousia tangfeifanii includes the following:
- a CDS encoding phosphoenolpyruvate carboxykinase (GTP) — MTVTAQEIREVAPANVPEDVLEFVTRVAELAKPEAVYFADGSQEEWDRLTTEMVESGMFTRLNEEKRPNSFLARSLPSDVARVESRTFICSEKEEDAGPTNHWYDPTEMKKILNEKFDGAMKGRTMYVVPFSMGPLGGPISQLGIELTDSPYVVCNMRIMTRMGAKAMDLINEGGEWVPAVHSVGAPLEPGQEDTTWPCNEEKYITHFPETNEIWSYGSGYGGNALLGKKCFALRIASTMAKRDGWMAEHMLILRLTDEKTGKQYHVTAAFPSACGKTNLAMLQPTIPGYKVETVGDDIAWMRPGPDGRLYAINPEAGFFGVAPGTSHDTNPMAMDTMDRNTIFTNVALTDDGDVWWEGCDMPAPEHLIDWKGQDWNPDSREKAAHPNSRFTTPAAQCPIICDDWEAPQGVPIDAILFGGRRATNVPLVAEQYEPAHGVYIGASVASEVTAAATDVKAGSLRHDPFAMLPFCGYHMADYWAHWLEMQDKLGDKFPKVYQVNWFRKDDEGNWLWPGYGENSRVLDWIVRRAAGEVEAVEGLTGLYPKFEDFNIEGLKDFDEETWKKLYTIDPEAWDAEAAETEEYFKQFGDKVPARILEQLAKLRERINNAK, encoded by the coding sequence ATGACTGTTACCGCGCAGGAAATTCGTGAGGTCGCACCGGCTAACGTTCCGGAAGACGTCCTAGAATTCGTAACCCGCGTTGCTGAACTAGCTAAGCCAGAAGCTGTTTACTTCGCTGACGGCTCGCAAGAGGAATGGGACCGCCTAACCACCGAAATGGTGGAATCCGGCATGTTCACCCGCCTCAACGAAGAAAAGCGTCCAAACTCGTTCTTGGCTCGCTCCCTTCCTTCGGACGTGGCTCGTGTGGAATCCCGTACCTTCATCTGCTCCGAAAAGGAAGAAGATGCAGGTCCGACCAACCACTGGTACGACCCAACCGAAATGAAGAAGATCCTCAACGAAAAGTTCGACGGTGCCATGAAGGGTCGCACCATGTACGTCGTTCCTTTCTCCATGGGTCCATTGGGTGGCCCAATCAGCCAGCTAGGCATCGAACTAACTGACTCCCCATACGTTGTTTGCAACATGCGCATCATGACCCGCATGGGTGCCAAGGCTATGGATCTCATCAACGAAGGTGGCGAATGGGTACCAGCCGTTCACTCCGTTGGTGCACCTCTAGAACCAGGCCAGGAAGATACCACTTGGCCATGCAACGAAGAAAAGTACATCACCCACTTCCCAGAGACCAACGAAATCTGGTCCTACGGTTCCGGTTACGGCGGCAACGCCCTACTCGGTAAGAAGTGCTTCGCTCTTCGTATCGCCTCGACCATGGCAAAGCGTGACGGCTGGATGGCTGAACACATGCTCATCTTGCGTCTAACCGACGAAAAGACCGGCAAGCAGTACCACGTCACCGCCGCATTCCCATCGGCATGTGGTAAGACCAACCTCGCCATGCTCCAGCCAACCATCCCAGGCTACAAGGTCGAAACCGTTGGTGACGACATTGCATGGATGCGTCCAGGCCCAGATGGCCGTCTCTACGCCATCAACCCAGAAGCTGGCTTCTTCGGCGTTGCCCCAGGCACCTCGCACGACACCAACCCAATGGCCATGGACACCATGGACCGCAACACCATCTTCACCAACGTGGCACTAACCGATGATGGCGATGTTTGGTGGGAAGGCTGCGACATGCCAGCACCAGAGCACTTGATCGACTGGAAGGGCCAGGACTGGAACCCAGATTCCCGCGAAAAGGCTGCTCACCCGAACTCGCGTTTCACCACCCCTGCAGCACAGTGCCCAATCATCTGTGACGACTGGGAAGCTCCTCAGGGTGTTCCGATCGACGCCATCCTCTTCGGTGGCCGTCGTGCAACCAACGTTCCATTGGTTGCAGAACAGTACGAACCAGCACACGGCGTCTACATCGGCGCTTCGGTTGCCTCCGAAGTTACCGCAGCCGCCACCGACGTTAAGGCCGGCTCCTTGCGTCACGACCCATTCGCTATGTTGCCATTCTGTGGCTACCACATGGCCGACTACTGGGCACACTGGTTGGAAATGCAGGACAAGTTGGGCGACAAGTTCCCGAAGGTATACCAGGTTAACTGGTTCCGTAAGGACGACGAAGGCAACTGGCTATGGCCAGGCTACGGCGAAAACAGCCGTGTTCTCGACTGGATCGTTCGTCGCGCCGCCGGTGAAGTTGAAGCAGTTGAAGGCCTAACCGGTCTTTACCCCAAGTTCGAAGACTTCAACATCGAAGGCCTCAAGGACTTCGACGAAGAAACTTGGAAGAAGCTCTACACCATCGATCCTGAAGCATGGGATGCAGAAGCAGCTGAAACCGAAGAATACTTCAAGCAGTTTGGCGACAAGGTCCCAGCTCGTATTCTCGAACAGCTCGCCAAGCTACGTGAGCGCATCAACAACGCCAAGTGA
- a CDS encoding lysoplasmalogenase, with translation MLPPFELDWLHGSPLLTFGISTPLLPLLLGSVFVLVALVNVGANLRDASGVARWSKPFLVPLLIAMAITWSLSSAHTTPVSWSVYLLIGALVFGWLGDVFLLAEGDTFFLLGLVSFLVGHVFYAAISLYWLSLWGWPSLGKILFALLAGGLYAFFAFPFMYSKARDDSLIKTFPIAVFFYSGVILTATILFLIAHLQSPTLGTEACLWGAALFLVSDTTLSKQVFYRHSKLRQGMLMCTYLAGQCLLTGGILAVSASI, from the coding sequence ATGTTGCCACCTTTTGAGCTGGATTGGTTGCATGGTTCTCCCCTGCTTACTTTTGGGATCAGCACTCCGCTACTTCCTTTGCTGCTGGGTTCAGTTTTTGTGTTGGTTGCACTGGTGAATGTGGGAGCAAATTTGCGTGACGCTTCTGGAGTGGCACGTTGGTCGAAACCATTTTTGGTTCCGCTACTGATCGCTATGGCTATCACGTGGTCACTTTCAAGCGCACATACCACACCTGTCAGTTGGAGTGTTTATCTTCTGATTGGGGCATTGGTTTTCGGTTGGCTTGGTGATGTATTTTTGCTGGCCGAGGGCGACACGTTTTTCCTGTTGGGTCTAGTGTCATTTCTGGTAGGCCACGTGTTTTACGCTGCGATCAGCCTGTACTGGCTTTCTCTTTGGGGCTGGCCCAGCCTGGGCAAGATTCTATTCGCCCTCCTTGCCGGTGGACTCTACGCTTTCTTTGCTTTCCCCTTCATGTACAGCAAAGCCCGCGACGATAGTTTGATAAAGACTTTTCCCATTGCCGTCTTTTTCTATAGCGGAGTCATTTTGACTGCCACTATCCTGTTCTTGATTGCGCACCTGCAATCCCCCACTTTGGGAACCGAAGCGTGCCTTTGGGGCGCTGCCTTGTTTTTAGTTTCAGACACTACTTTGTCGAAACAAGTTTTTTATCGTCATTCAAAACTGAGACAAGGAATGTTGATGTGCACCTACCTGGCAGGCCAGTGTCTATTAACTGGCGGAATTTTGGCGGTTAGCGCAAGTATTTAG
- a CDS encoding family 43 glycosylhydrolase — MQNLHSRTRRVLAAAASVTVAASLGLAGATSAMAADKPVAKDKATKTATAEPKAAKTPEAKPAAKAEPKKVDKVLEHEPFNKDTNFEYVDNFPDPDIYFDKDTKTYYAFSTTAKGALAPVVTSKDLKVWSDVDGYKPPKNPKNGRYPLKYLRAMKDNWGNAIAEHFVDGLLDLPVWTSAPNSDKDESNFKRRIWAPTVEKLDNGNYLMVFAVEQAPESKTLGYGRWCLSYAVATKELAAQSGRKLTPAGPYADTTSKPLYCSDDPAGTIDPDLFRDPKTGQLYLLAKNEGNNKNGFPGGAAKLHVHKVKQNGNTISLEGKDTVLSYAQMEPWREGYEPGMRHTWEGLLNENPSMVYYKGKYYLFYSANEYKTADYATGYSICETPMGPCKRVSTQPLLKADKAWNQLGPGGASAFVDTEGKLRLAYHAYPAKMRDDKGNLKDVTNLDQTPRVLQVGTLDTYDKAGRLVITERSNRLPADVAAPKTGKFIDINKTTDHYAAMVWMDKTGIATGWAAKGGRTYRPTTPVTREAMAAFIYRAAGSPIYTPPANSADCFKDISKSAFSKQICWMKESGLSKGWPDKTFRPNDPISREAMAAFMYRLAKSPKFTPVTKDGFVDLSKSYFKKEMQWMQAAGIANGWKVDGKREYRPAVNVNRDAMAVFLKNMVSKYSIKFDGTKRL, encoded by the coding sequence ATGCAGAATCTCCATTCGCGCACTCGTCGAGTCCTAGCTGCTGCTGCTTCGGTTACCGTTGCTGCTTCTCTAGGTCTTGCTGGCGCAACTTCCGCAATGGCTGCTGATAAGCCAGTTGCCAAAGATAAGGCCACTAAGACCGCAACCGCTGAGCCAAAGGCTGCTAAGACTCCTGAGGCAAAGCCAGCAGCCAAGGCTGAACCCAAGAAGGTTGACAAGGTTCTAGAACACGAGCCTTTCAACAAAGACACCAACTTTGAATACGTTGATAACTTCCCTGATCCTGATATCTACTTCGATAAGGACACCAAGACTTACTACGCCTTTTCTACCACTGCAAAAGGCGCATTGGCTCCCGTTGTCACCTCTAAAGATCTCAAGGTCTGGAGTGACGTTGATGGCTACAAGCCACCAAAGAACCCTAAGAATGGCCGTTACCCTCTAAAGTACCTACGCGCCATGAAGGATAACTGGGGAAATGCTATTGCCGAGCACTTTGTTGACGGTCTGTTAGATCTTCCAGTTTGGACCTCCGCTCCAAACAGCGATAAAGATGAATCTAATTTCAAGCGCCGTATTTGGGCCCCAACCGTAGAAAAGTTGGACAACGGCAACTACCTAATGGTTTTCGCTGTCGAACAGGCTCCAGAGAGTAAGACGCTCGGTTACGGACGCTGGTGCCTCTCCTACGCAGTTGCTACCAAGGAACTAGCTGCTCAGTCTGGTCGTAAGCTCACCCCTGCTGGCCCATACGCTGACACCACTTCGAAGCCGCTCTACTGCTCCGACGATCCTGCTGGCACCATTGACCCAGATCTCTTCCGCGATCCTAAGACCGGTCAGCTCTACTTGCTAGCTAAGAACGAAGGCAACAACAAGAACGGCTTCCCTGGCGGCGCTGCCAAGCTTCACGTCCACAAGGTCAAGCAAAATGGCAACACCATTAGCCTAGAAGGCAAGGACACTGTCCTCAGCTACGCCCAGATGGAACCATGGCGTGAAGGCTACGAGCCCGGTATGCGTCACACTTGGGAAGGTCTCTTGAACGAGAACCCATCCATGGTTTACTACAAGGGCAAGTACTACCTGTTCTACTCGGCTAACGAGTACAAAACTGCCGACTACGCCACTGGATACAGCATCTGCGAAACCCCAATGGGTCCTTGCAAGCGCGTTTCCACCCAGCCTCTTTTGAAGGCTGACAAGGCATGGAACCAGCTCGGCCCAGGTGGCGCCAGCGCCTTCGTTGATACCGAAGGCAAGCTCCGTTTGGCCTACCACGCTTACCCAGCAAAGATGCGTGACGACAAGGGTAACTTGAAGGACGTTACTAACCTTGATCAGACCCCACGCGTCCTACAGGTCGGCACCCTTGACACCTACGACAAGGCTGGCCGTTTGGTAATCACTGAACGTTCGAACCGTCTCCCAGCAGATGTTGCTGCTCCTAAGACCGGTAAGTTCATTGACATCAACAAGACCACCGATCACTACGCTGCTATGGTATGGATGGACAAGACTGGTATTGCTACCGGTTGGGCCGCTAAGGGTGGCCGCACCTACCGTCCAACCACTCCAGTAACCCGTGAAGCAATGGCTGCCTTCATCTACCGTGCAGCTGGCTCACCAATCTACACTCCTCCAGCAAACTCCGCTGATTGCTTCAAGGACATCTCCAAGAGCGCCTTCAGCAAGCAGATCTGCTGGATGAAGGAATCGGGCCTTTCGAAGGGTTGGCCAGACAAGACCTTCCGTCCAAACGACCCAATCTCGCGTGAAGCTATGGCTGCATTCATGTACCGCCTAGCCAAGAGCCCGAAGTTCACCCCTGTTACCAAGGATGGCTTCGTTGACCTCTCCAAGTCCTACTTCAAGAAGGAAATGCAGTGGATGCAGGCCGCTGGCATCGCCAACGGTTGGAAGGTCGATGGCAAGCGCGAATACCGCCCAGCCGTGAACGTCAACCGTGACGCTATGGCTGTCTTCTTGAAGAACATGGTCTCCAAGTACTCGATCAAGTTTGATGGCACTAAGCGCCTCTGA